A region of the Gemmatimonadales bacterium genome:
ACCAAGGTGGAATGGCTGCTCGAGCGGCTGAAGCCGCGCGCCGATGCCACCGCCTTCGGGACCGTGGACAGCTGGCTGGTGCACCGCCTCACCGGGGGCCGCGCCCACGTCACCGACCCCACCAACGCGTCGCGCACCATGCTGTACGACATCGCCGCCGGCCGGTGGGACGACGGCCTGCTGCAGACGTTCGGCGTCCCGCGCGAGATCCTGCCGGAGGTGAAGCCCTCCTCCGGCGTCGTCGCGAGGGCCGACGCCGGGTGGTTCGGCGCCGAGGTCCCCATCGCCGGGATCGCCGGCGACCAGCAGGCGGCGCTGTTCGGCCAGGGGTGCTTCACCGCCGGGACGGCCAAGAACACCTACGGCACCGGGGCGTTCCTGTTGATGAACACCGGCGACCTCCCGGTGCGTTCCAGTCACGGTCTCCTCACGACCGTCGCCTGCGGCGCTCGCGGCCAGAGCGTCTACGCGCTCGAGGGCTCGATCTTCGTGGCGGGCGCCGCGATCCAGTGGCTGCGGGACGGCCTCGGCGTGCTGGCGAGCGCGGCCGAGAGCGAGGCGCTCGCCCGCAGCGTCCCGGACACGGGCGGCGCGGTGTTCGTCCCCGCCTTCGTGGGCCTGGGCGCCCCGCACTGGGAATCCGCGGCGCGGGGCGCGATCTTTGGGCTCACCCGGGGTACAACGAAGGCCCACCTGGTGCGCGCGGCGCTCGAGGCGATGGCCTACGCGACGCGCGAAGTGCTCGAGGCGATGACGGGCGACGCCGGCCTGGCGCTGGCCGGCCTCCGGGTGGACGGCGGCGCCGCCGCCAACGACTGGCTGATGCAGTTCCAGGCCGACGTCCTGGGCCTTGCCGTTACGCGGCCCGAAGTGGTCGAGTCCACCGCCATGGGCGCGGCCGGCCTGGCGGGCCTGGCGACCGGCGCATGGAAGACCGCCGAGGACTTCCTCGCGGCCAGGCGCTTCAAGGTCTTCGAGCCCGGCCGCCGCGAGGAACGGGGCTGGGAGGAGTGGAAGCGGGCGGTCGCAGCGACCGTGAGCTGGGCGTGCTGGCCGGGCGGCAAGTGACTGCTTTCCAGTCACTTGCCCCCTGGGGCCGGTGCCCCGTGACCTCCTTGCGCGGCTTTGGGGCGTTCTGCCGCCTACCGGCGGGCAACTGTCAGCGTGGTTCACGGTATTAGATTTGCGGAGTAGAACACTCGGATATCCCGAGTCACTTCAGCACAGGTCATTGGCCATGAGAGCCCGCACCAAGTTCATCATCGGTGGATCGCTGGTCCTGGCGACGGTCGGCTATCTGATGGCGTCGGGGATCAAGGAAACCGGCGTCTACTACCTGACGCCGACCGAGCTGGCGACGAAGGTGGGCGTGGATCACTCCTTCTACAACGTGGGCGTGAAGATGGGTGCCCGGGTGGTGAAGGGGTCCATCACGCGCGACGTCGCGTCCCAGACCATCACGTTCCGCGCGACCGACGGCGCGCACACCTACCCGGTCGTGTACCGGGGCCTCGCGCCCGACACGTTCACGGACGAGGTGGACGTGGTCGTCGAGGGGCGGCTGCAGCCCGACGGCACGTTCCGCGCGACCACGCTGCTGGCGAAGTGCGGCTCGCGCTACGAGGCGGTGCCGCAGCCGAACGGGCAGGGGACCCAGCCGGCGACATGACCGAGATCGGCAACATCGCGCTGTGGATCACGCTGCTGTTGTCGGCGTGGACGGTGGTCGTGGGCTTCGTGGCGGGCCGGACCCACCGGCCGGAGCTGGCCCGCTCGGCGGAGCGCTCGATCTTCGTGATGTGGGGGCTGCTGGTGATCGCGGCGGTTGCGCTGATGCGCGCGCTGCTGACGCACGACTTCAACGTCGAGTACGTGGCGGCCTACACCAGCCGCAACCTGCCGGTCTTCTACACCTGGTCGGCGTTCTACGCGGGGCAGAAGGGCTCGCTGCTGCTGTGGGCGCTGGTGGTGTCGACCTTCGGGTCCATCGCCCTGGTGGTGAACCGGGGCAAGTACCGTGAGCTGACGCCCTACGTGGCGGCCACGCTCGCGATCGTGGTGCTGTTCTTCACGGCGACGATGGTGTTCGCCTCCAACCCGTTCGAGCGGCTGGCCTTCACGCCGCCCGACGGCCGGGGTCTCAACCCGCAGCTGCAGAATCCCGGGATGGTGTTCCACCCGCCGATGCTCTACCTCGGCTACACCAGCATCAGCGTGCCGTTCAGCTTCGCGGTGGCGGCGCTGCTCTCGGGCCGGCTGGACACGGGGTGGCTGCACGCGATCCGGCGCTGGACCCTGACGAGCTGGCTGTTCCTCTCGTGCGGGATCGTGCTGGGGATGTGGTGGGCGTACGTGGAGCTGGGCTGGGGCGGCTACTGGGCCTGGGACCCGGTGGAGAACGCGTCGTTCCTGCCGTGGCTGACGATGACCGCGTTCCTCCACTCGGTGATGATCCAGGAGAAGCGCGGGATGCTGAAGAAGTGGAACATCGGTCTGGTGGTGGGCAGCTTCCTGCTCTCGATCTTCGGCACCTTCCTCACGCGCAGCGGCGTGATCAGCAGCGTGCACAGCTTCTCGCAGTCCAACGTGGGCTGGTTCTTCCTGATCTTCCTGGTGCTGGCGGCGGTGCTGGGCTTCGGGTTGCTGGCGTGGCGCTGGCCGATGCTCGCGGCCGAGACGAAGCTCGAGTCGCTGGTGAGCCGCGAGGGCTCGTTCCTGTTCAACAACCTGATCCTGATCGTGATCGCCTTCTCGGTGTTCTGGGGTACGCTGTTCCCGGTCATCTCCGAGGCGGTGCGGGGGACCAAGGTCACGGTGGGCCCGCCGTTCTTCAACCAGGTCAACGTGCCGCTGGGCCTGATGCTGCTGCTGCTGACGGGGATCGGGCCGCTGATCGCGTGGCGGAAGGCGAGCCCGGAGAACCTGAAGCGGCAGTTCCTGTGGCCGGTGACGGCGATGCTGGTGACGGCGGCATCGCTGGCCGCGGTGCGGATGACCAACCCGTGGTCCATCGTGGCGTACGCCCTGGCGGCGTTCGTGGTGGGCACGGTGCTGCAGGAGTTCGTGCGCGGCACCCTGGCGCGGCACCGGCTGCACGCCGAAGCGTACCCGGTCGCCTTGCTGCGGCTGGTGGGCCGCAACCGGCGCCGCTACGGCGGCTACGTGGTGCACCTGGGGATGGTGATGCTGTTCGCGGCGTTCGCGGGCCTCGCCTTCAAGAGCGAGCGGGAGGTGACGCTCAAGCCCGGCCAGTCGGTGGACGTGAAGGATCCTTACGGGGACACGTTCCACATCACGCACCAGGGTGTGTCGCAGTACGAGCAGCTGAACCGCTTCGTCACCGCGGCGAGCGTGGACGTGCTCCGCAACGGCAAGTACGTCGGCACGATGAAGAGCGAGAAGCGGCAGCACCTCGACTCCCTCGGCCGGCCCACGTTCGAGCCCTCGACCGAGGTCGCGATCTGGAGCACGGCGCGCGAGGACCTGTACATCGTCTTCGCGGGCGCGGTGCAGGGCACCGAGGAAGCGGTCTACAAGATCGTCATCAATCCGCTGGTGTGGTGGGTGTGGTACGGCGGGCTGGTGCTGGCGTTCGGCGGGCTGATCACGCTGTGGCCGGGAGCGCAGGGACCGACGGCGGCGAGCCGCCGGAGAGCGGAGCCTGCGGGCTATGTTGCGCAAGTCGGCGCCTAGCCTCCTGACGCTCCTGGCGTTGGCGGCGGGCGGCCTCGCCGCGCAGACGCCGCGCGATTCGGCCCTCAGCGCGGCGGTCCGGGCGCGCAGCAGCGATTCGCTCGGCCGGCTCGAGGTCCCGGATGCCGCCGGGCGGCCGGTGGCCGCGGCGACGGCCCGCGACGACGCGGCGCTGGTGCAGGCCATCGAGCACCAGATCCGCTGCACCTGCGGCTGCAACCTCGACGTATTCACCTGCCGCACCACCGACTTCACCTGCACCACCTCGCCGGCGATGCACCAGCTGGTGCTCGCGCGACTGGACTCGGGGCTGACCGAGGCCCAGGTGCTGGCGTCGTTCCAGCGCCAGTACGGCGAGATGATCTTCATGGCGCCGCCCAAGCACGGGTTCAACTGGATGGCCTACGTGATGCCGTACGTCGGCCTGGCGGTCGGCCTGGGGCTGGTGACCGCCGCGGCCAGGCGCCTCATCCACGCGCGGGCGGCGGGCACCGCGCCCGCGGCCGCGTCCGGGCCCCCGCCGGCGGCCGGCTCTCCCGAGGAGCTCGAGCGGCTGAAGCGCGAGCTCGAGCGGTTCGAGGCCTGACGTGAGCATCGTGATCGGCCTGCTGGTCGCCGTGGTGGCGGTGCTGGTGGTGCTGGAGCCGATTCTGCGCCCGGCGTCCGCCGCGCCCCCGGAGCCCGGCCTGTTCGACGAGCCGGAGGACGATCCCAAGGTGCAGCGCAAGGAGCTGGCGCTGGCGGCGCTCAAGGAGATCGAGTTCGACCGCGCGACCGGGAAGCTCTCCGAGGGCGACTACCGGGCGATGCTGGACCGCTACACCCGGGAGGCGGTCGAGGCGCTCCGCGACGCCGAGACGCCCGCGGCCGCCGGCGGGAACGGGCACGCACCGGCCGGCGGCGCGGCCGCGGGCTCGACCGACGACGCCGTGGAGCGCCTGATCGCGGAAACGCGCGCCGCGAGCCGCGGCCGCCGCTTCTGCAGCAACTGCGGGGCGTCGCTCGAAGGAAGCGGGCGGTTCTGCGTGGAGTGCGGCGCGCAGGCCTAGGGCCGGTGCCAGCCGGCGCGGCGTAGCTCCAGGGTTCCCCCCTGGTCCGGAGTCGAAGCACCACCTCCACAGCCGGGTACGGTCCATGCCGACACGCTCGCTCCTCACCATAGCCCTCGGCGCCGCTGTGCTCGCCGGGGCCTCGAACCTCAACGCCCAGCGGCCCGGCGGGCCGCCGTTCCAGCCGCCGTCGGGCGAGGGGCAGGGCCCGGGCAACGGGCCCCGGGGCCAGCCGCCCCAGGGCCCGAAGCCCTACGCGCAGGTCGTCACCGACAAGGCCGTGTCCGACACCGGCGTCTTCATCGTCCACCGGGTCGGCGAGCAGCTGCTGTTCGAGATTCCGCGCGTCCAGGTCGGCAGGCCGTTTCTGCTGGTCACGTACCTGGCGGGCGCGCAGGACGGCACGGGCTACGCCGGCGTGGTGACGATGAGCCGGGTGGTCCGGTGGGAGCGGCTGGGCAACCGGGTCCTGCTCCGCAACGTGGGCTACGACGTGGTGGCCGACAGCACGACGCCGGTGAGCCGGGCGGTGCGGCTCAACAACGTCGAGCCGATCATCATGGCCTTCGACGTCGCGGCCTTCAGCTCCGACAGCAACCCCGTGGTCGACGTGGGCAGGCTGTTCACCAGCGACGTGCCGGAGCTGTCGGTGGCGCGGGGCGGCGGCTTCGGCGGGCGGCAGGATCGCTCGCGCCGCTTCGATCCGGCGCGGTCGCTGATCGTGGCCGCGAAGGTCTTCCCCACCAACCTCGACGTGCGGGCGATCCATACCTGGTCCTCCGACAGCGTGCCGCAGGACCGCAGCCTCGGGACCGTCACCGAGGTGGTGCAGTACTCGATGGTGCTCCTTCCCGAGCGGCTGGCGGCCCGGCGGCTGTGTGACCATCGGGTCGGCTACGGCTCGGTCGAGCAGGTCGACTACGGAACCGCCGAGCAGCGGGCGGCGCACCGCTGCTACATCGACCGCTGGCGGCTCGAGCCCAAGGACCCGGGCGCGCCGGTGTCCGACCCGGTCACGCCGATCGTGTTCTACATCGACCCGGCGACGCCGCCGCAGTGGGTGCCGTGGCTCATCAAGGGGGTCGAGGACTGGCAGCCGGCCTTCCGCTACGCGGGGTTCAGCAACGCGATCGTGGCCAGGCTGGCGCCGACGCCCCAG
Encoded here:
- the glpK gene encoding glycerol kinase GlpK, producing the protein MTTRQFVLALDQGTTGSTALVVDGATRVVGRGYREIPQHYPQPGWVEHDPEDLWNATLAAAKDALAAARATGDDLAAIGITNQRETTLLWDRKTGLPLAPAIVWQDRRTAERCRTLDAELIAEKTGLVPDPYFSATKVEWLLERLKPRADATAFGTVDSWLVHRLTGGRAHVTDPTNASRTMLYDIAAGRWDDGLLQTFGVPREILPEVKPSSGVVARADAGWFGAEVPIAGIAGDQQAALFGQGCFTAGTAKNTYGTGAFLLMNTGDLPVRSSHGLLTTVACGARGQSVYALEGSIFVAGAAIQWLRDGLGVLASAAESEALARSVPDTGGAVFVPAFVGLGAPHWESAARGAIFGLTRGTTKAHLVRAALEAMAYATREVLEAMTGDAGLALAGLRVDGGAAANDWLMQFQADVLGLAVTRPEVVESTAMGAAGLAGLATGAWKTAEDFLAARRFKVFEPGRREERGWEEWKRAVAATVSWACWPGGK
- a CDS encoding cytochrome c maturation protein CcmE; amino-acid sequence: MRARTKFIIGGSLVLATVGYLMASGIKETGVYYLTPTELATKVGVDHSFYNVGVKMGARVVKGSITRDVASQTITFRATDGAHTYPVVYRGLAPDTFTDEVDVVVEGRLQPDGTFRATTLLAKCGSRYEAVPQPNGQGTQPAT
- a CDS encoding heme lyase CcmF/NrfE family subunit, with product MTEIGNIALWITLLLSAWTVVVGFVAGRTHRPELARSAERSIFVMWGLLVIAAVALMRALLTHDFNVEYVAAYTSRNLPVFYTWSAFYAGQKGSLLLWALVVSTFGSIALVVNRGKYRELTPYVAATLAIVVLFFTATMVFASNPFERLAFTPPDGRGLNPQLQNPGMVFHPPMLYLGYTSISVPFSFAVAALLSGRLDTGWLHAIRRWTLTSWLFLSCGIVLGMWWAYVELGWGGYWAWDPVENASFLPWLTMTAFLHSVMIQEKRGMLKKWNIGLVVGSFLLSIFGTFLTRSGVISSVHSFSQSNVGWFFLIFLVLAAVLGFGLLAWRWPMLAAETKLESLVSREGSFLFNNLILIVIAFSVFWGTLFPVISEAVRGTKVTVGPPFFNQVNVPLGLMLLLLTGIGPLIAWRKASPENLKRQFLWPVTAMLVTAASLAAVRMTNPWSIVAYALAAFVVGTVLQEFVRGTLARHRLHAEAYPVALLRLVGRNRRRYGGYVVHLGMVMLFAAFAGLAFKSEREVTLKPGQSVDVKDPYGDTFHITHQGVSQYEQLNRFVTAASVDVLRNGKYVGTMKSEKRQHLDSLGRPTFEPSTEVAIWSTAREDLYIVFAGAVQGTEEAVYKIVINPLVWWVWYGGLVLAFGGLITLWPGAQGPTAASRRRAEPAGYVAQVGA
- a CDS encoding cytochrome c-type biogenesis protein CcmH, which produces MLRKSAPSLLTLLALAAGGLAAQTPRDSALSAAVRARSSDSLGRLEVPDAAGRPVAAATARDDAALVQAIEHQIRCTCGCNLDVFTCRTTDFTCTTSPAMHQLVLARLDSGLTEAQVLASFQRQYGEMIFMAPPKHGFNWMAYVMPYVGLAVGLGLVTAAARRLIHARAAGTAPAAASGPPPAAGSPEELERLKRELERFEA
- a CDS encoding zinc ribbon domain-containing protein, translating into MSIVIGLLVAVVAVLVVLEPILRPASAAPPEPGLFDEPEDDPKVQRKELALAALKEIEFDRATGKLSEGDYRAMLDRYTREAVEALRDAETPAAAGGNGHAPAGGAAAGSTDDAVERLIAETRAASRGRRFCSNCGASLEGSGRFCVECGAQA